Genomic DNA from Calditrichota bacterium:
TTCCGAAACTGTCCAATCAAAATGTTCAGGGGGAATACTATTTAACGGACATGGTTGATCTTTTCCAAAAAAACGGACGTCGGATTGAAACCTACACAACGCCCGATTCCCTGGAAATTATGGGGGTGAATACGGTGGAGCATCTTAAATTTGTGGAACGGATTCTTTTGGAGAGAAAGATATAAAAAATATTGATTTTTTCATAAAATTTAATAAATTATGATAGAACTCCTTTCGGTATTAAGCGTTCAATAATCAAACGGTTCGTTTTTTCTCTGGAATTCAAATTTCTGATTTTTTATGGCAAATTGTTCAGGGGGTGCGTGTGACTAAGTCTCTAAATCCACTTTCGGCGGTTTAGATGTAATTTTGACAAAAGGCGTTTCATCGTCAGGAGGCGCTTATGAAACGATTTTTAATTCTTATTCTGGGGGTGTTGTTCGTGATGCCTGTTGCAGGTAAGGCGCAATTAAAAACGAGTCGGCCGGCAATTAGTTTTCAAAAACTGCTGACCTATGGGACGAACCCGATAGGTTTGGTATCCGGTGCTCTTTTTAACCCGGAAAAATTTAGTATGCGCCAGAGTTACAGCGTTATGGTAAGCCGTTTGAACGGACACACCATCAATCAGGCGATGTATTTAAATACGATGCGGTATAAAGTTTCGGAGCCGCTTACGCTTTCTCTGCAGTGGGGCTATTTATTGAATCAGCCGTTTTCAAAGCTTAATAAGTTTCAACCCAATATCCCTGTGCAAAATGGATTGTTCCTGTCAAATGCAAAACTGGAGTACAAATTAGGCGAGCATTCAAAAATCCAGATGGAATTTAACCGATATCCTGGCGGTTATTATTCCCCATTTCTTTATAATGATTGGTCATATTAAGTTATTTTCTTTTCACTCTCCGCGGGAAATCGTAAAAATCAAGGGTTCGGGGCACGCCGTATTGGATCTGTTTTTAGCCGGGAGCGCTGTTTTTTCAGATCAGGTATTTTGGGTTAAATGTTTCAATTCCTGGAAGTGAGCAGAAACGTGTTTTGACCGAGGAATGTCCCTCGGTTATTTTTTGATTGTTTTGAGAGTTTTTATGGTACAGCGAAAATATCGACAATCTTCCAATAAGCATTCAAAATCAAGGTCCGCAGGCGCATACGGAAATTCCGGCGGTTTTTTCTGGAGTTTTGGGATTGGGGTATTGGTCCTTTTGAATATTGTGCTAATCGGCTCTGCGGCCTATAAATTTGCTTTCAAGGAAAAGAAAGTAACGCGCCCCCCTTCAGCAGCGGTGGTTCAAAAAAAGGCTGTTGCGCCTGAGGTCTCCGTCCCTGCAAGCAGGAAAATCCGTGTTGAGCTTTTAAACGGATGCGGTGTTCCTGGGTTGGCCATGTCTTTTTCAAACTATTTGCGGCGAAATGGATTTGATGTTGTGGATACGAAGAATTATTCCAGTTTTAATGTGCGAAATACGCTTGTCATTGATCGGACGTCCAAGAAACTCAAAAATGCCAAACGCGTGGCGCAGGTTTTGGGAATCAAACATGCGTATATCCAGCCCAAAATGAATCCGGATTTGCAGGTGGAAGTCACGGTTATTCTGGGAGCTGATTTTACAAAACTTAAAGGGTTCAACCAAATCGGAAAGGATTAGAATTTCATAAATGACACAAACCACCGGTAGAAACAATCTTTCTTCCCATGAAATTGCCAGGTATATTGCTTCACTTACCCTTTCAAAAAAAGCAGTCGATGTTAAAATCTTAGATGTTCGCAATCTAACCTCCGTTACAGACTTTTTTGTAATTTGTTCGGGGGACTCGGACATGCAAATTAAGGCCATCTCAGAAGAGATTTTAGAAAAATTAAAAGAGATCAACATTCGCCCCTGGCACAAGGAGGGTGTCACAAATCTTCAGTGGGTTTTGCTGGATTACATTGATGTTGTGGTACATATTTTCCGGAAAGAGGTGCGGGGATTTTATGGGCTGGAATCCCTTTGGGGAGATGCAAAAATTGAAGAGGTGAAGGAAACTGATGACCGTTGAAGCGTACGTACGCCGCTCTTTGCAGAAGCAATTGGAGAGGCTTTCCGTTACACCGGATACCGTTAAGATCGAATTTGAAACTCCCAGGGACACGCGTTTCGGGGATCTTGCTACCAACGTGGCCATGCTTTTGGCCCGGGCACTTCAGAAAAACCCGAGGGAAATTGCCCGGCAATTGATTGAGGATGTAAATTGGGATTCGTCATTTATTGAATCGGTGAATATTGCCGGTCCCGGGTTTATTAATTTTGTGGTGAGTAAAACCTATTTGCAGGGATATTTAAAGGAGATTCTCAATCAGGGGGAAGCCGATTTTGGAAAGAGCCGTGCCGGGGCAGGGAAAAAGATTCAGATTGAATTTGTGAGTGCGAATCCCACCGGTCCTCTGAATGTGGTCAGTGCGCGGGCCGCCTCTGTCGGTGACACAATGGTCAACATCATGACGCACGTGGGGTACGAGGCAAAACGGGAATATTATGTCAACGATGCCGGACGGCAGGTGCGTTTACTGGGGGCTTCTGTCAGCAGCCGCTACTGCCACCTTCTGGGGGTGGAAGAACCCTTTCCGGAAGAGGGTTACCACGGCAATTATGTAACCGATCTGGCAAAGGAAATCATTAGCAAATACGGCGACCGCTTTCTCGGCCTTTCCCGCGAGGAACGGGTGGACAGACTAAAAACCATTGCTCTTGAAATGATTTTGGCGGATCAGAAAAAGGTGCTGGAAGATTTTCGCGTCCGCTTTGATCGCTTTTTCCACGAAAGCGACCTTCGGAAAAGCGGTGCCGAGCAAGAAGTTCTCTCCATTTTGAAGGAAAAAAGCCTCACTTACGAGAAGGAAGGAGCCCTCTGGTTTAAAGCCTCTCAATTTGGGGACGAGAAGGACCGTGTACTCATCACCCAAAAAGGTGAACCAACCTATTTTTTCATTGATGTGGCCTATCACAAGAATAAATTTAATCGGGGATTTGAAAAGGTGATCGATTTGCTGGGACCGGATCATCACGGTTACATCCCCCGGATGCGGGCGGCACTTTTGGCGCTGGGTTTTCCGGAGGACGCGTTTGATGTGAAGATCATTCAGCAGGTCAATCTGTTTCGGGGCGGTGAGGTGGTAAAAATGTCCAAGCGGGCCGGCCAAATTGTGACCATGCGGGAGCTGGTGGATGAGGTCGGGGTGGATGCCGCGCGCTTTTTCTTTCTGATGCGCCGGATTTCAACTCCCCTCGATTTTGACATTGACCTGGCCAAAAAGCAGACGGATGAAAACCCCGTTTACTACGTGCAATATGCCCATGCCCGCATCGCCAATATTTTGCGGTATGGCCGAGAACAGGGCATTTCTTACAACCCCGACTGCGATCTTTCACTTTTGGTGGAACCGGAAGAAATGGCGTTGATCAAAAAAATGCGGGATTTTCCTGATTTACTGGTCCGGATTGTCCGCAATTTTGAGCCAAACAGCTTAACACAATACCTGCAGGAACTGGCAGAGGTGTTTCACCGGTTTTACCACGACCACCGGGTGATTTCTGAAGACAAACCTCTGTCCGAAGCCCGAATTGCCCTGAGCCGTGCAGTGAAAATTGTTTTGGCCATTGGGTTGAAATTAATGGGCATTTCTGCGCCGGAGAAGATGTGAGGGTAGTTAATCAGTAAGAATAGTTCCCAAAAAGGAAAATACCCGCACATTTCAGATAATTTTTAGGATGGTTGAATTTCTAATTGAGGAAAAGGTTTTATGGATTCGGTTCTGGTAGTGGGGTCCGTTGCGTACGATTCAGTGGAAACACCGGTGAAAAAAGTCGAAAATTCCCTTGGAGGGTCTGCCATTTACTTCAGTGCGGCTGCGAGCCTCTTTGCTCCGGTTAAGGTGGTAGGGGTTGTGGGAGACGATTTTAACTGGGACGACATTGCTTTTCTTAAAGAAAAGAACGTTGATTTTGAGGGCATGCAGCAGGTGCCCGGAAAAACCTTCCGGTGGGGGGGCCGCTACAAACAGGACATGAATTACCGGGAAACGCTTTACACGGACCTTAATGTTTTCGAGACCTTTGACCCCCACATTCCCGACGACTACAAAAAGACGCCTTTTCTTTTTTTGGCGAATATTCAACCGGAATTGCAGCAGTGTGTACTGGCGCAGATGGAACGGCCGCGCTTTACGATGCTGGACACCATGAATTTCTGGATTGAAGGCCGTTACGAGGCACTCATCGAGACCATAAAAAGGGTGGATGGAATTGTCATTAATGAAGAAGAGGCCTTGGATCTGGTTCACGAAACCAATTTGATTCGCGCGATGAGAAAAATTACGGCTCTCGGACCGCGTGTGATCATTGTTAAAAAGGGGGAACACGGTGCGATCCTGTCTGTGAATAATTCTTATTTTTTTGCTCCGGCGTATCCGATCGAAAATGTGGTGGATCCGACAGGCGCCGGCGATTCGTTTGCGGGTGGATTCATGGGGTACCTGACCCAGCAGGGGGATGTAACGGAAGTTAATCTCCGAAAAGCGGTAATTTACGGCAGTGCCGTGGCCTCTTTTTGCGTAGAAGGTTTCAGTGTAAGCCGCCTGCGAGAGCTGAGTCGAAACGAATTGGATGAGCGGGTAGCCGCATTCAAAAAGCTGGTGGAATTTTAGGGGGTGAGCGGGCGAACAGTGAACCTGATTAAATTTCTGGGAACCGGCGGAGCGCGCTTTGTCGTTGCCCGGCAATTAAGGCGGTCGGCAGGCGTATGGTACGACCTAAATGGGGTAAAAATATTAATGGACCCTGGTCCGGGGAGTTTGGTTGCATTGGCCAAAAGTCGTCCTCGGCTGGATCCGATGGAACTGGATGCCCTTTTGCTGACCCACCGCCATATCGACCATTCCAACGACATCAATATTTTAATTGAGGCCATGACCAACGGGGGAAAAGAGAAGCGCGGACGGGTGTTTGCGCCGCACGATTGCTTGGAAAATGATCCCGTCATTTTGCGCTATGTGCGTGCGTTTCCGAAAGAAATTCACATTCTTCAGGAAAACACGATTTACGAGGTGAATGGCGGCTTGCGTTTTCGCACGTCGGTTCGCCACGAACATCCTGTGGAGACGTACGGCATTCATTTCCTCTTGCCGGAAGGCCAAATTTCGCACATGATTGACACGGCCTTTTTTGAGGGGCTTTTGGAGGATTACAAGGACGCCCGCATTCTGATTTTGCACGTGGTGCGCTACGAAGACCGGGGAGATCGGGCTCGTGGCATTTACCATTTGAATCTGGACAACGCCCGCGAGATTATTGCCGCCCTTCGCCCGCAATTGACGATTCTCACCCATTTTGGCATGACGATGCTCCAGAAAAAGCCCTGGGTTCTGGCGCAGCAGCTTTCCGATGAAATCGGCGTGGACGTGCGGGCTGCCTCTGACGGCATGACCGTGACGGTCCCGGACTATTTGAAATCAGAATGAATAAAAAGTCAATCCTAACCTTCCTGCCAATGATACCAGGCGGCTGTTTGGACGTTTGCGGGCCGGTCAAATCCGGGAACATAGGGCTTAATATCCAACACCGGTGTGCCGTCAATGGCATCCAGTCCTTCCACGACCAGCCGGTTTTTTGATATTCTCAAAATTTTGACCAAACGCAAGCCTATCGGATTGGGACGATACTGACTTCGAGACGCAAAAACGCCCACTGATTGCAGATTTTTTATCGATAGTGGCGCCGGGTAGGTTTTCAGCTCCATTTTGGTCACTTTATGGATATGAAATAAAACAAATGCATGTGAGAAACGCTGTAATCCTTCCAGACCGATCTTGAATTTTGGGTCCAGGATGATTTCTGAAACGGTGGGACATTTTAACCCCAGTTCACAGGCAAACTCCAGCTCTCCAGGTTCCTTGAAGTCACACCTGACCCTGCCAATTGGCTTGAACGTAATCTCTTCCATTTTAAATCCCTTATTGCATTTGGAGGACATGTATCAGAAAAAGTACTGTCCGAAGCTGTTCATAAAATGTTTGGCCTGATTGTATTTTTTTGCAACCAGTGCGTCTTTAATTCGGCTCACATCTTTCCTCTGGGTCATAAGCGTGTGCAGCAGGCCGCTGCCTTCTTTGTCCCCCACCAATTCAAACCGGAGGATTTTGCCGTCTTTCAGGCCGATTTTTCGGATCACGTTTTCCTTGCGGTAGAATAATTCTTCGTCGGCTTTTTCCTCGGCAATCATGGCACCTTCGCTAATCATGGGGAGATTGAAGTGATAGAGACTGTTCATATTCAACCCGCCTTCGTAAGACACGCGCTCACCCAGGATGTTGAAAGCGATGGTTTTACCCTGTTTTACGGCCTCCGGATAAATGGCGTGCGGATAGGCATTTCCCGTAATTAAATCCGGCACTTCGGCCACGTCGCCGCCGGCAAAAATAGTGTCATAATTCGTTTTCAAATAAGCATTAACCCGAATGCCTTTTTGTGTTTGAATACCGCTTCCTGCCAAAAATGAGATGTTGGGTTTAATGCCGGTTGCCGCAATAAACAGATTTCCCTTGATAAGTGTTCCGTCTGAAAGCAGCAATTCTTCGGCCGTTTCTTTACCCTTGAGTAAATCCCCCTTGTGATTCAGCAGGAGTTCGATTCCCATATCCTGAACAACCGATTCCAGGGGTACGGCAATATCCTTTGTGATCATGCGGGGCAGAATGCGATCCATCATTTCGACAACCAGAACCGAAAGGCCGATTCGCCGGAGCGTGATGGCAATCTCCATCCCGATGAATCCGGCGCCGATGATGACGGCCTTGTCGGCGCCTTTATCCACCTCGTTCAGTAATTTTGAAACCGCCGTAAGCGATTTGAAATTGTAATATTTTTCCTTGCCTTTTTCTGCCGGACATTCGCATTTTATGGGAATCCACATTTCGCTGCCGGATGCAATGACCAGGTAGTTGTACTCCAAAAAAGTGCCGTCAGTCAGAACGACGCGTTTGCGCTTCGGCTCCACTTTCCCGACTTCTGCCGATGTCTTGCAGTCGATGTCAAAATCCTTGCAAAAGTCCTTTCCTTTCCAGAAGATCAAATCACTTGTGCCGCGTGTTTCCAGGTAGTTCGCCATCAGAGGGGGAGAATAGGGCGGAAAGGGTTCTTTTGAAAGCATGGTTATTCTTTCCCGATAGCCGAATTTACGCAGCGTCTCGGCCGTGCTGACGCCCGCCGGCCCCGTTCCGATAATTAAAACACCATGGTTCATTCTTTCTCTCCGTAGGTTTTTAGCTTGTCAGCCATCTGGGACACTTCGCGGATATAGCGAGAATCTCCCTGCAGCAGCGGTGTTACATCCGGCTCTGTTTTTAGGATTTCATCTTCGAAGGGGAGAATAAACAGTTCGTCGTACTGCTTGAGGCTTTCTCCTGCCATCTTTTTAAATCTCTCAAGGTCGTCATCATGGCGGATTTTATTGACGGCCAGATGGACATAGGGGATGCCAAGCTGCCGGGATAATTTAGCCGCATTCTGTGCCACCTGGTAAGCGTTAAACGTGGGTTCGGTAATAATGACGGCCTGTGTAAATCCCCGGGCCAGCGCCCGGCCGAAGTGTTCCACACCCGCCTGAGTATCCATCAAAATTACTTCACCTTCCCGCAGGCTGATGTAGCTCATTACAGCTTCCAGCAAAGCATTTTCCGGGCAAAGGCAGCCGGTGGCCGCCTGAATGACGCTTCCCATTACCAGAAGATTGATGCCGTCCTTTGTTTTCAGGCCGAAACGTTCCACCACATCGGTTACATCCGGGTTCAGGGTCAGCATCACGCCCCAGCCCTCGCCGGGCCTGGCTCCGGTTTTCTCCTCGATGTAATCCAGATTGCGGGAAGCCGGGGTAATGTCCCTGTCCGGTGGAAAGCCGAGCGAGTAGGGAAGGTTCACCTGGGGGTCTTCATCCACCGCAAGCACATTGTAACCCTCCCGCGCAAGCAGCTTGGACAAAAGAGCGGTCAGGGTGGTTTTACCGGCGCCTCCTTTCCCGGTAATAACCACCCGAAACCCTTTTTCCGATTTTGATTCTTTTGTTCGCAGTTTTTCAGCAACGTCAAATATCTTCTGCCGCCTTTGTTTATTCACATCTTCCATAAACTGTTCCCTTCACGTTGTTTTGCGGAAAAACCGGATTAAATGCCTAATGCCTTTCGTTTCTTCTCAATATGAGCCGCCATCAATTCAGCCTGCCTGACGGGATCCGGTTCAACGGCGAATTTACCGCCAACCACGCCTTCCACCCCTTCGGTCAGAAGTTGGACCACGTTGGGGCTTCCGAAAATTTTTGGCGGCAAGCCCAGCACGGTGTAAACGCCGGAGGCCACGAAATAGGCACCAATCGAGATGGCCTTCTGGGAATACCATTCCGGAGCTGCGCCCGCTATGGGAAGGTCCGCAATGCCCACATTCAGGGCTTTGGCCAGTTTCGCTGCAATAACCAGGATTCTGGAGCAGTCGACACAGGAACCCATATGCAGCACCGGCGGAATACCCAGTGACTGGGCGACTTCTTTGAGTCCGTCTCCGGCCAGTTCAGCCGCTTCCGGCACCAGTAAGCCGGCTTTCCCGGAGGCAATGGCCGCACAGCCGGTTTCCAAAACCAGGATGTTTCGTTTAATCAGCTCCTTGGTCAGTACAATGTGATTGTAATCCTGTTTGATTTTGGGATTGTTACAGCCGACGATCCCGGCTGCCCCTCTGATTTTCCCTGATGCAATGACGTCAATCAGGGGCTGAAGCGTACCGCCCAGCGCCGATGTAATCGCCTCAACCGAAAAACCCGCCATGAGTTTCATGGGATTGTTCGGAATTTTTACCCGATCCGGATTCCGGTTCGGAAAATTCTCAACGGCTAATTTCACAATTTCTTTCGCGGTGTCGAAAGCGTTTCCCGGGTGAAATTCTTTATGGATGGCTCCGGGGAATTTGGCCTTTTCGGACGTGGAAACGACCTTTGTGTGGTAGCAGCCGGCTGTTTTTGTGATGGATGGGAAAATGCATTGGTAATCGATAAGCATCACCTCCACCGCTCCGGTGGCAATAGCCAGCTCCTGGTTCAGCATATTCCCGGCAATGGGAACGCCTTGCCGCATTAGAACTTCATTTCCGGTGCAGCACATCCCCACCAGATTGATTCCCTTAGCACCCATCTTTTTGGCATAATCCACCAGGTCCTTTTCCCGTGAGGCTTTTACAACCATTTCGGACAGCACCGGATTGTGCCCGTGAAGCACAATATTAACCATGTCCGGTTTCAATACGCCAAGATTGACATAGGAGGATACGGGTTTGGGGGTTCCAAAGAGCACGTCGGAAATGTCCGTTGCCATCATCGATCCGCCCCAGCCGTCGGAGAGAGAGGTTCGCAGGGCGTGGAGCAGAATGTTCACGTAATCGGAATCGACCCCCATGTGGACCCGGTGTGCCGCTTCAACAATTTCCCTGTCGACGCTTCTGGGAACAATACCCGCCTTTTTCCAGGTTTCTTTTGTTTTTTCCGGCGGTCTGGATTCCGCAAATTGAATGGAATTTTTTACCGTTCCAAACTCTTCAAAGATGGCCAGAGCCACTTCCTTCGCAACCGCTTCTTTCGATTTTCCCTTGGTATCGATTCCGTATTCGTCGGCAATGGCATTTAATTTGGTTTCGTCCAGAATTTTGTAGCCCTGAGATTTTCCCTCGGCGGTCTCAAGAAATACTTCAACCACTTCTCTTCCGTGATCTGAATGGGATGCCGCACCTACCAGAAGATCGTCCAATAGATTTCTGGCGGCAATTAAATCCACATCGGCTCCGCAGACGCCGCGCGTAGGACCGGCATCATCAAAGGGCGAAATCCGGCAGGGACCCATGGCGCATCGGTTACAGCACATTCCCAACTGGCCGAATCCGCATTGGGGCTGCTGTGCTTCAAGCCGATCCCAAACGGTTTCTATGCCTTCTTCAATCGCTTTTTCAAGAACAACCTTTGCGGCTTCATCGGTAGTTCTTGCATTTACAATGATTTCTATTTTCTTGTCCATAATGTCCTCCTTAACCCAATGTTCCAAATTGGGAGACTTTTGCCATGATATCTCTAAATGCTTCGATGTTGGGGGGCAGGGAAGGGGCTTCTTCTCCCTTCAAAGCCAGGGTTGTTCGTACTGTAAAGTCCTTTCGAGACGATCGAATAATAGTGTTCGCATCTCCGAATTCAAGGGCACCTGTTTTACAGGCCTCAACACAGGCGGGAATGTTTCCTGCTTGTTGTCTGTCAATGCAATGATCGCATTTGGTGTTAACTTCGTGATCCAATTGAATGCTCCAGACCTTATTAAATGAAATAATATCAAAGGGACAGACCATGGCACACATGGCACATCCGATGCAGGTGCTGTAATTCACGAGTACGGAGCCGGTTTCAACATCTCTGTGCAGAGCCCCTGTGGGGCAAACTTGCATGCACGGTGCGGGGTCGCAGTGACGACAGCGGTTGGGGAAGGTCATGAAATCGATACCCAGTTC
This window encodes:
- a CDS encoding arginine--tRNA ligase, with product MTVEAYVRRSLQKQLERLSVTPDTVKIEFETPRDTRFGDLATNVAMLLARALQKNPREIARQLIEDVNWDSSFIESVNIAGPGFINFVVSKTYLQGYLKEILNQGEADFGKSRAGAGKKIQIEFVSANPTGPLNVVSARAASVGDTMVNIMTHVGYEAKREYYVNDAGRQVRLLGASVSSRYCHLLGVEEPFPEEGYHGNYVTDLAKEIISKYGDRFLGLSREERVDRLKTIALEMILADQKKVLEDFRVRFDRFFHESDLRKSGAEQEVLSILKEKSLTYEKEGALWFKASQFGDEKDRVLITQKGEPTYFFIDVAYHKNKFNRGFEKVIDLLGPDHHGYIPRMRAALLALGFPEDAFDVKIIQQVNLFRGGEVVKMSKRAGQIVTMRELVDEVGVDAARFFFLMRRISTPLDFDIDLAKKQTDENPVYYVQYAHARIANILRYGREQGISYNPDCDLSLLVEPEEMALIKKMRDFPDLLVRIVRNFEPNSLTQYLQELAEVFHRFYHDHRVISEDKPLSEARIALSRAVKIVLAIGLKLMGISAPEKM
- a CDS encoding MBL fold metallo-hydrolase codes for the protein MSGRTVNLIKFLGTGGARFVVARQLRRSAGVWYDLNGVKILMDPGPGSLVALAKSRPRLDPMELDALLLTHRHIDHSNDINILIEAMTNGGKEKRGRVFAPHDCLENDPVILRYVRAFPKEIHILQENTIYEVNGGLRFRTSVRHEHPVETYGIHFLLPEGQISHMIDTAFFEGLLEDYKDARILILHVVRYEDRGDRARGIYHLNLDNAREIIAALRPQLTILTHFGMTMLQKKPWVLAQQLSDEIGVDVRAASDGMTVTVPDYLKSE
- a CDS encoding sugar kinase, which encodes MDSVLVVGSVAYDSVETPVKKVENSLGGSAIYFSAAASLFAPVKVVGVVGDDFNWDDIAFLKEKNVDFEGMQQVPGKTFRWGGRYKQDMNYRETLYTDLNVFETFDPHIPDDYKKTPFLFLANIQPELQQCVLAQMERPRFTMLDTMNFWIEGRYEALIETIKRVDGIVINEEEALDLVHETNLIRAMRKITALGPRVIIVKKGEHGAILSVNNSYFFAPAYPIENVVDPTGAGDSFAGGFMGYLTQQGDVTEVNLRKAVIYGSAVASFCVEGFSVSRLRELSRNELDERVAAFKKLVEF
- a CDS encoding 4Fe-4S dicluster domain-containing protein, whose protein sequence is MKTVFVHPERCIGCRHCEMACAIEHSKSQDLFGMLFETPRSKPRIHVELGIDFMTFPNRCRHCDPAPCMQVCPTGALHRDVETGSVLVNYSTCIGCAMCAMVCPFDIISFNKVWSIQLDHEVNTKCDHCIDRQQAGNIPACVEACKTGALEFGDANTIIRSSRKDFTVRTTLALKGEEAPSLPPNIEAFRDIMAKVSQFGTLG
- a CDS encoding AAA family ATPase; amino-acid sequence: MEDVNKQRRQKIFDVAEKLRTKESKSEKGFRVVITGKGGAGKTTLTALLSKLLAREGYNVLAVDEDPQVNLPYSLGFPPDRDITPASRNLDYIEEKTGARPGEGWGVMLTLNPDVTDVVERFGLKTKDGINLLVMGSVIQAATGCLCPENALLEAVMSYISLREGEVILMDTQAGVEHFGRALARGFTQAVIITEPTFNAYQVAQNAAKLSRQLGIPYVHLAVNKIRHDDDLERFKKMAGESLKQYDELFILPFEDEILKTEPDVTPLLQGDSRYIREVSQMADKLKTYGEKE
- the rsfS gene encoding ribosome silencing factor, giving the protein MTQTTGRNNLSSHEIARYIASLTLSKKAVDVKILDVRNLTSVTDFFVICSGDSDMQIKAISEEILEKLKEINIRPWHKEGVTNLQWVLLDYIDVVVHIFRKEVRGFYGLESLWGDAKIEEVKETDDR
- the cooS gene encoding anaerobic carbon-monoxide dehydrogenase catalytic subunit, with the translated sequence MDKKIEIIVNARTTDEAAKVVLEKAIEEGIETVWDRLEAQQPQCGFGQLGMCCNRCAMGPCRISPFDDAGPTRGVCGADVDLIAARNLLDDLLVGAASHSDHGREVVEVFLETAEGKSQGYKILDETKLNAIADEYGIDTKGKSKEAVAKEVALAIFEEFGTVKNSIQFAESRPPEKTKETWKKAGIVPRSVDREIVEAAHRVHMGVDSDYVNILLHALRTSLSDGWGGSMMATDISDVLFGTPKPVSSYVNLGVLKPDMVNIVLHGHNPVLSEMVVKASREKDLVDYAKKMGAKGINLVGMCCTGNEVLMRQGVPIAGNMLNQELAIATGAVEVMLIDYQCIFPSITKTAGCYHTKVVSTSEKAKFPGAIHKEFHPGNAFDTAKEIVKLAVENFPNRNPDRVKIPNNPMKLMAGFSVEAITSALGGTLQPLIDVIASGKIRGAAGIVGCNNPKIKQDYNHIVLTKELIKRNILVLETGCAAIASGKAGLLVPEAAELAGDGLKEVAQSLGIPPVLHMGSCVDCSRILVIAAKLAKALNVGIADLPIAGAAPEWYSQKAISIGAYFVASGVYTVLGLPPKIFGSPNVVQLLTEGVEGVVGGKFAVEPDPVRQAELMAAHIEKKRKALGI
- the tsaA gene encoding tRNA (N6-threonylcarbamoyladenosine(37)-N6)-methyltransferase TrmO; protein product: MEEITFKPIGRVRCDFKEPGELEFACELGLKCPTVSEIILDPKFKIGLEGLQRFSHAFVLFHIHKVTKMELKTYPAPLSIKNLQSVGVFASRSQYRPNPIGLRLVKILRISKNRLVVEGLDAIDGTPVLDIKPYVPGFDRPANVQTAAWYHWQEG
- a CDS encoding NAD(P)/FAD-dependent oxidoreductase; protein product: MNHGVLIIGTGPAGVSTAETLRKFGYRERITMLSKEPFPPYSPPLMANYLETRGTSDLIFWKGKDFCKDFDIDCKTSAEVGKVEPKRKRVVLTDGTFLEYNYLVIASGSEMWIPIKCECPAEKGKEKYYNFKSLTAVSKLLNEVDKGADKAVIIGAGFIGMEIAITLRRIGLSVLVVEMMDRILPRMITKDIAVPLESVVQDMGIELLLNHKGDLLKGKETAEELLLSDGTLIKGNLFIAATGIKPNISFLAGSGIQTQKGIRVNAYLKTNYDTIFAGGDVAEVPDLITGNAYPHAIYPEAVKQGKTIAFNILGERVSYEGGLNMNSLYHFNLPMISEGAMIAEEKADEELFYRKENVIRKIGLKDGKILRFELVGDKEGSGLLHTLMTQRKDVSRIKDALVAKKYNQAKHFMNSFGQYFF
- a CDS encoding LytR C-terminal domain-containing protein, which encodes MVQRKYRQSSNKHSKSRSAGAYGNSGGFFWSFGIGVLVLLNIVLIGSAAYKFAFKEKKVTRPPSAAVVQKKAVAPEVSVPASRKIRVELLNGCGVPGLAMSFSNYLRRNGFDVVDTKNYSSFNVRNTLVIDRTSKKLKNAKRVAQVLGIKHAYIQPKMNPDLQVEVTVILGADFTKLKGFNQIGKD